DNA sequence from the Lagenorhynchus albirostris chromosome 13, mLagAlb1.1, whole genome shotgun sequence genome:
AGATACGTAAGCTAAGGTGACAAGTCTTCCTTCTCCTGGGCTCTACACACAGCTGTTAGTCCATTCTTTTGATTGCTTGCATGGTTGAAAGAGTTTtcccatatattatctcattggCTCTTCACAACCACCCCATTGGTAGCCATCACAGGTATCATCTTTGTCCCCACCAAGAGGCTTTACCCAGGCCCACACAGGTGATGGAGCCAAGGCTGGATCAGATATTCTGATCCCAAATTtccaaattcaaaattcaaaacaccAAACAAAGGAGGTGGATTAGAAAGAGGGACGAGCCCTCAGTAAGCCTGTAGAGTCACTGAATCTCATTGTTGGGTCCCCCCCACCAACCATTtgtatgttcttttctttcctgggtGCCCAGGGTGAGAATCAGGACCAAGGATGAGAAGAGAAAGTTGCAGAAAGAGCCAGAAGCCTGCTTTGTGTTCTTGCCCCAGCCCTGCAAATGTTAGGAGTGAACTCAAGCCTAGGAACAATCCCAGAGATGGGCTACATCAGTGTCTGATGAGTAACTTAGATGGTCCAGAGAGACCCTCACCCTACAGACACATGTACCACAGTCTTAGATGCCTACTTAGGCTCCCTTCTGGAAACCCCATTATTCCAGGCTATCTCCCAacatttttcttggttttatcGTTACTTCTTTTTGCCTATTAAATATCATCAACATATATAGGTTTCACCAGTGCCTACTCTTTGCACAAACTAGATGTTCAATGAATGTCAGCCACTGGTGATGGTGTCTAATCACACCCGTTTTAGAGATTCTGAGCTCCCTGAACACAGCGTTGACATATTTGTCCATTTGCTTTGCCCTATGCAACACACCAAGTGTTCTTGGTTGATAGCGTGTACCTAAGCTCAGGGTCCCAAAGGTCCTGTCCTGGGGTTATTTCAGTATGATGCAGTCCACCTCTTCAGTGGCAGGCACGCCCGTGGTTTTGAGGTCAAGGTCCCCACTGGACTTACTCCCGCTGTAAGAAGCCTTCCAGTGGAGCAGCATGATCTTCTTGAAGTACTTGATGGTGTTGTTCTTGACGGTCACAAAGCACACGGTGTTGACCATGCTGTTGCTCATGGCGATGCACTCAACCACATAGAAGGCCGTGAGGTAGTGCTTCTCCTTCACAAACACGGTGGGGAAGAAGTCACGCACAATGGTAAAGCCGTAGAAGGGCGCCCAGCACAGCACGTAGGCGGTGAGGATGCACATGAGCACCAGGACCGTCTTCCGGCGGCAGCGCAGCCGCTTCCGGATCTGCTCAGTCTGGAAACCAGGGACAGCCTTGAACCAGAGTTCCCGGGAGATCCTGGCATAGCACAGGGTCATGGTGACCACCGGGCCCACGAATTCAATGCTGAAGATGAAGAGGAAGTATGACTTGTAGTAGATCTGCTGGTCCACTGGCCAGATCTGGCCGCAGAAGATCTTCTCCTGGCTCTTGACAACGAGGAGGACCGTTTCAGTGGTGAAGTAGGCTGACGGTATGGCAATGAGGATGGACACCATCCACACCAAGGCAATCAAGCCAGTGGCTGTTTGATACTTCATGCGGGGTCTCAGCGGGTGGACAATGGCCAGATATCTAGGACAAGGACACAAATGGGATCAACCACTGTGGTAAGGAAGTGCTGGAGGATGATGTTATTTTTGCAACATTGAGTCACAAATGGTAGGTGTGGAGGGAAAGAGCAGTGTTAATGTGGGCTTCCAGGAAAGGCAGACTTGAATGCCAGCTCCAGCTACacctcttactagctgtgcaacctcaggcaagtttttatttattttttaattgaagtatagttgatttacaatgttgtgttaatttctgctgcacagcaaagtgattcagttttatatatatatatatatatgtatatatgtatatatatattctttttcatattctttacattatggtttattccaggatattgaatatagctccctatggtatacagtaggaccttgtcgtttatccattctatatgtaaaagcttccatctgctaaccccaaactcccaatccatcctttccACACCCCGCCACCCACCCCTTGGCAGACACAAGTCTGTTGTCTATATCAGTGAGtctcttctgtttctgtttcatagataagctcatttgtgtcatattttagattctacatataagtgatatcatatggtatttgtctttctcttacatAGTCACTttctatgataatctctaggtccatccatgttgctgcaaatggcattatttcattttttatggctgagtaatattccattgtatatacagaccacatcttctttatccattcatctgtcaatggacatttaggttgtttccatgtcttggctattgtgaatagtgctactgtgaacacaggggtgcatgtatcttttcgaattagagttttgtctggatatatgcccaggacagGCAAGTTATGtttaatctctctgaatctcaatttccttatctgcaaaagtttttgtgtttgtttgtttttaaagattaaatgtgcCAATATAGACACAATTTCTGGCACAGTTTAAAACACGGtatatactcaataaatggtaactattattattaaatgtagTAATAACATCTCCTATCGGTTTCTAGCCTGGCACTGTTCCCAGGTCCTTCCTGTTTTCAGGGCCATTCATCCTAATTACCCCACAGCTTAGAGCTAAAAGGACCTGATAATTCCAGAGTTGTTGGGAGGATTTGCCCTCTCTGATAGAAATGCTTTGCCTTcattccacatttttaaaaacattgctcTGCATGCAAAGTTGGAGGAAAAGCATGTGaccatttatcttatttttcaggTTGAAAAATGGAGCTTAGTGAGAGATGagtgactttctcaaggtcaaaTACCACAGGACTCTCGATAGAAAACATTTAACCCTATCTCACATGGTTGATGTGAAAATCAATTGAGAATATACACGAACTTGTTTTTTGAACCACAAAGCAACAGACAGTAAAAGATATTGCATTTGTTCTTTCCCTTAAAACCACACTGCTATTACCACAGTTGTCCAGAAAACAAGAGAGAGCATTTTCCGGGGGATGTGAGTCATTCGTGCAGTATGAAAGCCTCCTTCCCAGAGAGAGTGCACATACTTAGACAGAGAGCTCTGGTTTCCTGGAAGACGTTCTGTGTGTGGCAGGGGGTGGAagcaggagaaggagaaagatggCAAGTGAAGTGGGAGGGAATGACTAATCAACGCTGGAAATAAACACATCCTCACGTGTCCACAGCTCATCCCTGGGAAAGCCAAGGGCAACCGTGACGGAGGCCTGAAGGAAAGCCAAACAATTCTGTTCCCTTCGCAGCCGATCCCTTTGAGGTCATCTTACTTGGGATTTTGACTGGAAGAGGagggtcattcttttttttttttttttttgtcatattcCTGCTGTTTCTGTCCTTCCCACAACAGAGACAGCCAACCCCACTGAGTGTCATATGGAGAGTTCAGTGGCACAAGACTTCTGCTGTCTTGTAGCTACCAGCTGTTAGATGAAGTTGGATGGGTTGGGTCCACCCTCTGGTCGCCCATCTGGCTGCCTTTCATGCTCCACCACCAGCAACAATCCCTGGCACTCGCCAGTCTCCCAGGGTGGATGCTGAGGGTGAAATGGGAATGTCTGCAGGGTGTTGGCAATGCTTTTGTCCGTGCACATGAAGACCACACCACTCTTGCTGTATGGAGGGCACCAAACCTTCTCTGAACCATAACGAAAACTAAGAGTTTAGAGCTTTTGTTCTCAccagctctctccctctctatctACCCCACCGTGTTCTGTTGATTACTCTCTCAAAGAATATTTCTGTATTCATAACTGCTTGCTATATGAACGTTCACTCTATGATTCTATTCCTTCTTTTCCCACGAGTAATTTCCCAAGTCTTTATGATATTTTCAAACTCAGAGTGTTTTTCCAATGAACACGTAGGGGAGAATGCTGATCTAGAAGACCAAGAATCTACTCCCAGCTTTGCCACAAACTTGCTATgcgaatttttcatttcttagccCTGAggactcaatttcctcatctgtgacatggGACTATCAAGTGCCTTACCAGGCTCAAAGAGATACTGTGAAGCTCCACTGAGACACTGCACATAAACAATAGGTTATTAATGTACAAGAAAAAACTCTTAGTatcctaaaatgtatttttagagCTATTCTGTACAGCAAGCAATTTTCTTTCACCTGTTACTGGCAAATCCTGCATTTGCAAGTTCTATGCTACTTTCTATTTTATTGGACCTATTTTATTGGATTTACTAATCTTCACATCAAAATTAATCTGTGATTGCCCATCAGATAGTTAGCTCATCCTGACAtcaccccacctccatccccaaaGTTAGCACCAGATGCTGTGCAAGAGGTCTTCCAAATACATTAACCAATAGGCAAATTGCAGAAAACGGTTTCAAGGATTGCCACCAGCCTTGGGTATGCTAGGCTCAGAACTCCATTATTAGTAATAGTTGCTTGACTTTGTAAAGCAACTTAGAATTTACAGAGCGTTTTCAAATCCACATTCTCATTAGATAACCCCAACTCATTTGACTAGGTAAGGGAGCAAACATGCCCACCTTACAGAAGAGCAAACTGAGGTCTGAAGAAGTTAAATAACGTGTCAAAAGCCACGCAGCTAGTAATCGACAGAACCATGACGCAGACCCATCCGGATCTTGCTCCAAATCCAGTGGGCTCGCCAATACGCCAattgttccttccttttcaaacCAGAGCAAGCAAtatcccttcctcctgcccttctGGCATCCTGGCAGCCCCTCCGTTCTTTTCATCATAGTCAGTTTCAACCTATTGACGTTCCAAAAAGGAGTCAGGCGATTGGCAACTACTTTCCTTAGGAGTATGCACTTGGCATTGTAGCGTGTCTACCACTACAGTGGTTCAGGTCCAGATCCACTTTAAGAGTCAGCATTTCCCAGAGAACAAAGAATGAAGGCTGCTGGACAAAGAAATGTCCAGCCACTAACTGCGTGATGTCAGTGGGCTGGGGGTGATTAAGCAAAGAGCATTTGAGCCCCCTCTCTGCCCCAGGACTCAGCCCCAGTTCTAATCACGGAAGTGGCGGTCACAGTAGCTACTAGGCGGCTCATGGGATGGGTAGCAAATGTACAACCTGCTTTTTGGGCCAACCAGCCCCAACCAATAAGCTCACCAGGAAGCATGAGGGCTTCCTAAGGCTGAGTGCTGTCCTTCATGCCTTAGCTGCCTCATCCAGACAGTACAAGAGAGCTGCCAACAGGCAGGCAGACTGGCCAGCTTCCCCTGGATTCCTCATAAAAAAAAGGAGGGACCCCAGTGCCCCACGTGCCTGAGATCCAAAAGATATACCCCGAGGGCAGTGCAGTTGTCTCCACATCAAAGAAGAAACCCAGACCTGAGGGGACAGAGTCCTCTGAGGATCTTTTGCAGTTCCCTGCTACCCTCAGGTCTGACTCCCTGTGCCTAGATTTTGTGATGTTCTAGAACAGGACCCTATTCTTTCTGATCTCTACTCTTTTACATTCCTTGCCCTGTCCCCCGTCCCCGCCCCCGCTCCCCGGACCTCACTCTCACCTCAAGCACTCTCACCTCTCGGCTTTTGCAAACACAGTTCTACCTACCCTCTTGGCAATCCTTTCTTCTCCTTGCTGATTGCCATTTGTTGAAAGCCAGTGAAAAGTCTGTCTCCTGCATGAAGCCTCCTCTGATTATTCTGTTACGCCACAATCTCCCCCTTCTCTAAATTTCATTTCAAACTGACCCTTTACTTATCCCCTAACTTTCCTGTGTTAGTTCTCACCCCTCCCCCCGCACTCTGGATGGTAAGCTTCCCAAGAGCAGGGATCAtgccttacttctttttttttttttttttttttgcagtacgtgggcctctcactgctgtggcctctcccgttgcggagcacaggctccggacgcacaggctcagcagccatggctcacgggcccagccgctccgcggcatgtgggatcttcccggaccggggcacaaacccgcgtcccctgcatcggcaggcggactctcaaccactgcgccaccagggaagccccatgccttACTTCTTTTATAACCTTTTGCTGTCTGTGAATTCTGGGCACCTAGGATCTTAGTAAGACTTCACCTTCGGCAAGTACCTAGCACTGGATGAACAGAAATGTCATAAGCCATGGTGACAGTTCTCAAAAAGATCGCAACCGTTTTTGGAAAACAGGACATCAATGTGTTTACCCAGCATGAGATGGGCAGGTAGTCTGGAGCTTGATAATAAAATGGTGgaaaagcagatgaaaagatTCCAGCCATATTTTGTATACAGTGGCGTCGTTAGAGGTCTTTTGAGCAGGAGAGGGGGGTGTGTATGAGGCAGAAGATTAATTTGGCTGcagtcttcctttcttcccctgggCCATGGGACCCTTCTTGCTATTCCTAGAACACTCAGGTTTGCTCCAGTCTCGAAACCTTTGCACTTAGAATTCTCTttgtctggaatgctctttcccaGTCTTTACAAGgccagtttttttcccccatcattCAGAGGTCtgttcaaatatcttctcagagaCACTTTTCCTGATTCCCACTTAGAGCGTCTCCCACCCTTGGTCACTCTCAGTGTTTGCTtgcgtgtttgtttgttttattgaagaagagttaatttacaatgctgtattagtttcaggtgtacagcaaagtgattcagttatacatatatgtatttgcttttcggattcttttccattataggttatgtttatttgtttttgctcaGAGTATTTCTCATGCTCTGAAATTACCTTCTTTGGTTGCTTGCCTGACTGTTCTCTCTCCATCAAGCTCCATCAGCACAAGGAGCTTTTTTGCTTATTCACCATCGTATCACCAGTGCTTGAAATAGTATTTGTAACTTTGTAGTCGCTCTATAAAAATGCATTgtgtgttggggcttccctggtggcgcagtggttgagagtccgcctgccgatgcaggggatgcgggttcgtgccccggtccgggaaaatcccacatgacacggagtggctgggcccgtgagccatggccgctgagcctgcgcgtccggagcctgtgctccgcaacgggagaggccacagcagtgagaggcccgcgtcccgcaaaaaaaaaaaaaaaaaaaaaaagcattatgtgaatgaatgaatgcttagGATGGATTGTGAGGGAGTAGGGTTGGCAGAGGGGCGGAGCTGAGAGACACTGGCCGCAAGAAGACCAAGAGGAGACTGTGATAATTCAGCTCTGGGTGAGCAGTGGGGAGGTTGGGCCGGGTGTGGGAGGGGATTGTCAGGGCCTGGGAATTAAGTGAATgctggagaaagggagagagcagCCAGGACAGAGGGAACTTTTGAGCTTAGATGCCTGGGAGAACCATAGAATCAATAGTAGAAACAGAGAACGGGTGGGAGATAAATAGTTCTGTTCTACTATATCTTGAGAGCTGTGTTTCTTAGAAACTTTgtatcattatttctttaatcacATCACAAAAACAATCACTGTCACGAAAGCAAAGAGGTTAGCCAATCGGAAATAGTCATTAGTTTatctggttttgttgttgttgttcctttaAGGGTTAATTTAAAAGCATAACATCTGCcgtttattaagtgcttactctgTTTTAAGCATTGTTCTAAACAAttccatgtattatttcatttcatcctcaaagCAACCCAATACATTAGGTTTtctaattattcccattttatacatgagaaaattgaggcagagAAGGGTCAACTAACACACACAAGGCCCTGCAGCTAATAAGTGGGGCAGTAGGAATTTAAGCCCAGGCAGACCAACTGCTCACACTTTTCCTACAGAAAtttcattaaacaaaaataaagattttttataaCTGTGGCcatatttttaatatcaagaCAAAAATTAGTTGCCTAAAACTAACGAAGTCAAACCCAGTGTCTGGGGTCAAGTTTCCAATCACAGCCCCACTCTAAACCATAGCCGATGCAAAGCACGTTCCCGATTAACATACCCACCGTAAGAGAAATGCCTGCAATATTTCAGACAAGCTGAGTTTCATATGAAAGGCGAATATGAGTTTGAAAGAGTTCAGTGGATGGAGGTGGATTGATTGACATAGATATTACCTCTTACATGTTCAGAATAGCCCAATGCCCTGATTTTGTCCTGGCTCCCATTCCCCTTGAAGCCATTTCTTCCTGCAGTGTTACCTCTTTCTACGAGTAGCCCCCATCCATGGTAAAACGGGTCTCACCCAGGGAGCAGGGGCCCACCTACCTACCCCACTTTCAGTGGCTGAGAGCACCTTCTGTGAAAAACTGTCTTGCCAGCGTGAAACTTCAGGAAATAACCCCATATGTTTTGTCCTGTTCATGTGCTAAGAGGGATGGTGGCACTTTCAGAAAAGTTCAGAGACAAGGTCCTTGGAGATCTTCCTCGACAGCTGTGAAGGGAACTTGGGGGGCAGATACTCTGCTTAACTGTCCCTCCTGTTCCTTCTACAGATTCACCCAGGGTCCGTTCCTGGGTGGACAGAACACCATGGGGGCTTCGTGACTCATGTGGAAGAGCTTGGCCAAGCCTTGCGCAGGGATGACACCTCTGGACACCTTCTATGGGTGACAAACCGAGGGCTATTTAATGTGCTAATTCCAATATCCTCCTAGGTTTTAAGGCCAGGCTCCTTTTCAACCCTCTGCCCTTGGGAGTGGTCTATGTCTAGGTACTCTACCCCTGGTCATCCCACTGATGGCTTCAGAAATCGGGCTCTATTTGCTGTGTTCCTCCCGGGAACACTGTCCTGGGGTGTCCTGATTGAGGGGGGAGGGAGCTGAATGCCACCAGAGCCCTGAGGCCATGGGACACGGAGACCATCTGTGCTTCAGGCTCTCTGGGTTAAGAGAGAGAGACGGGCTGTGCAGATCCAAGTACACAGAGGCCCGATTAGACCCTCAGGGTAAACGTCTCTGGGCTGCAACAAGGTGTTTTGTAACAAGAGTCCAACTTTGGGCATAGAAGCCTGCACAATTGTTCCAAGGGAACAAAAACTACTCTGGCCCATTAGCACAGGAGATTATACTAAATGAAAAGCCTAAAGATAACATAGGAAAGATTTACATGGGCTGctcttactgattttatttttcatcactagAAACAGCTCTTCTGTACTGTTGTACACTAATGTATGAAAAGCAGCCGGCTGATTACTACAACAACCAAAACAGAGTAAGTAAGCATAggtctcctttttgttttgttttgtttgttttttacaacaAATCCCTCAACGTTATTTAACATCAACCGGTgttaacattgttaatcaactatacccaatataaaataaaattttaaaaaatcatcataacaataaaaaaatcaaccGGTGTTTGTAGGGGCATCACGTTTCGGTAGAGGATGTCTTGATGAGATAGAAACCTCCCTCAAGATTTCCAAGTTGACTCAAGAGGTAACTGCCTGAAACTTAAACTTGTCCCTCCACACCTCCTGGGAGCTGCCTACCTCTAGACCTCGGACAGATACAACATCTAGGAGCATGTCCATAACAGAGGGATCAAAAGCCTTCCTGCTGCCCAGCTCTAGGGGGCTCCACTACCTCCTGCCTGCTTACCACTGGAAAACTAGAACTCTTTTCCCTGTTCAATAAATGGGTCACCTTTGGGCCCCCATACATCCACAGCTCTGGGGAATACAGATACCTCTCATCAATCACAACTGCCCCTTCCTTCATTGTCCCCACCCCTCACTCACCTGTCGATGGCAATGGCCAGCAGGGCGTTGGTGGAGACGTAGAGAGAGACAGTGCGCAGGTAGTTGACAGAGGCGCACAGCACGTGGCCGTGCTCCCAGGAGAGCTGGCGTACCACGTAGTAGTCCATCTCGAAGGGGCAGCAGACGACGGCCACCAAGAAATCAGAGATGGCCAGGTTGGCGATGAGCAGATTGGTGAGGTTGCGCAGCTTCTTGTAGCGGGCCAGGGCCGCGATGAAGATGAAGTTGCCAATACCACAAACCAGCATGATGCCCACCAGCGCCATGCCAATGACAATTTTGGCAGCAAAGAAGGTCCGGGAATTGGTCACATCCTCATCTTCGTCCAAGGGCATATCATAGTCGCCATAGCTGAAGTTGAATGGGAAGAAAGCAGCTTGGGTTCCGTGGGGGTCAAGCAGAGAAAAATAGTTGGTTGAGGTGTTTGTGGCATTCTCATCCATGACCCCCATGTCGACCCCCATCTGGCCAGGTGAAGCCTTGAGCAACACTCCTGGGAATTCCTCTGGGGAGATGTCGTTAGGCTGAGGTCTCCCCTTTCTGCTGGTACTCAGCTTTCCATTAATGAGTCAGATTGTCCCTGCAAGCGTCCTTGGGGTCCAGTATCCAAGCTCCATCCTAAGCCTTGGAAAGACATACAAACAATTGGCTACATATGTAAGTGAACCTGGCTAAATTTAAAACCATTCTATAAACTAAGCTGACCCATTAGCCACCTGCCCAGAGTGAACAGGTGATGGAGTGGGAATAAAGGAaccagggaaagaaaacaaaggaatcaaAACCACATACCCACTCATTCAGGGAAGGTTAGATTGCTACAGAGACAAACAAGCGCTAACTCAGTTTATTTCCGTTTCACTGAAGATTCTGAATGTTGCACTTTTTCTCAGGGACCAAAGTTAGGAGTGTGGGAGGCTGAAGAGAACCAAAGTGACCTGCTCCAAACCCCATTCCTTGTCCTGACAGCCTGAACTTTGTCCTTGTGGAATTGTCCCAttctgtagcttaaaaaattattctggggcttccctggtggcgcagtggttgagagtgcacctgccgatgcaggagaca
Encoded proteins:
- the PROKR1 gene encoding prokineticin receptor 1, which encodes MGVDMGVMDENATNTSTNYFSLLDPHGTQAAFFPFNFSYGDYDMPLDEDEDVTNSRTFFAAKIVIGMALVGIMLVCGIGNFIFIAALARYKKLRNLTNLLIANLAISDFLVAVVCCPFEMDYYVVRQLSWEHGHVLCASVNYLRTVSLYVSTNALLAIAIDRYLAIVHPLRPRMKYQTATGLIALVWMVSILIAIPSAYFTTETVLLVVKSQEKIFCGQIWPVDQQIYYKSYFLFIFSIEFVGPVVTMTLCYARISRELWFKAVPGFQTEQIRKRLRCRRKTVLVLMCILTAYVLCWAPFYGFTIVRDFFPTVFVKEKHYLTAFYVVECIAMSNSMVNTVCFVTVKNNTIKYFKKIMLLHWKASYSGSKSSGDLDLKTTGVPATEEVDCIILK